The Pelmatolapia mariae isolate MD_Pm_ZW linkage group LG10_11, Pm_UMD_F_2, whole genome shotgun sequence genome includes a region encoding these proteins:
- the ncapd2 gene encoding condensin complex subunit 1 has translation MSWDFFVPVCVGDLVKTGGINQYVVQDVVSAKQLPSCLNKFKAALRSQGPLCILEHFDTGYSVLQHCKAVDLAVKEDTLELLVQVVSGLSVSLPSILVSTSLSAAERKEKLNTVKMSVFLLCKLTENLESDSYRQNIVTAPGKGGKKGKAGGEGLMQWDSEREQVLQALVQLFQLDIRSLWSLSLVEEEFISCVTCCCYKLLENPTISHVKSKPTRDCVIHLLGLLIKKYNHLLGAGVKVIQMLQHFEQLSSVFAQAVSVWSTEYGVRAIIGEVIREIGQKSSEELAREGSGVKAFASFLSEVSALVPELMIPNISVLITHLEGESHTMRVAVCEVLGEILVRVLCGDGLDESGRADRDRFFDTLQEHLHDSHSHVRTRVLQVYTRIVNSKALPLCRYSEVMELAVGRLMDKSINVVKSSIQLLAAFIAHNPYSCKLSSADLKKPLEKETAKLRELKEKLEGTAPVAVIKASELWAAMVPELLVTVRKELEPTSEAEKEQQEDEEGGEVEEEKEAADDRATAVKIAQYLRVNKYRNAVQLSIRAHSCFPESEMFVSLSTLTPENMMDTLALIFKGSDDDTSELNQNLPPTPQEEPEKEGEDGELKKQEMLVQYLKDTETFALQVERAISVINTMLYWKTTSVVQEAVQFCVTVCEFSVANSISGVRKMLPLVWSTDAAIKDAVIHAYRRLYLNPQGDTIRMKAQTLVDSLSELMVDASLGTIQCLEEIVQEFFSSGSSLQSTVVQVLWERFTGKRETSSLYKRAAVLLLGMAARAEREVVLSNLDTLCSVALGEKVTEDFLLARDAVITICNITDHVRQSKGAPFRLPQDHQLFTCITQAVAEGVVMEDPYWQSFMEQAVRLIYFLAESPDQLCSRLLQRSARLLLDQIAESGEVNKDAGQMQDGSQESNEQGEQVNCVCLAQLLAACGCVAFWQVSHLERSVSAELRRRRGETEEREEKEKGPAGKAKQTANESTMEEELGLIGASAEDTEAELIRNICETELLAEENLLSAFLPLLVRVCGSPGRYSHPQLTTAACLALSQYMMISPSVCEENIRLMFTVLERSTLPVVRANAIIALGDLTVRFPNILEPWTQNLYARLSDEVPSVRQTAVTVLTQLVLKDVLKVKGQVSEVAVLLIDPDSHINSLALNFFNELATKDNAIYNLLPDIISRLSDPERGMSSEDFNTIMKQLFSYITKERQTESLVEKLCQRFRTAKTERQWCDLAVSLSLLSMCERGFKRLQECWECYSDKLTEPGVYQPLLSITAKLRRGAKPQFKAQVDEFEQRLTAVHTRGLENVESPEMDEENQKAGVSAEKTVTRTPAPTRGRLKSKRGQGKPSVSRCDDDSFVTPHKSRKSKKPAITFSSDEEEDEEDAVMAESETPKVTTPIARTSRRARLRN, from the exons ATGTCGTGGGACTTCTTTGTACCTGTGTGCGTAGGGGACCTTGTGAAGACTGGGGGGATCAACCAGTACGTCGTTCAGGATGTGGTCTCCGCAAAACAGCTCCCGTCCTGTCTCAACA AATTCAAGGCAGCATTAAGGAGTCAGGGGCCTTTGTGTATATTGGAGCACTTCGACACTGGCTACAGTGTGCTGCA GCACTGTAAGGCGGTAGATCTGGCTGTGAAAGAGGATACTCTGGAATTACTAGTACaag TGGTTAGTGGGCTGTCTGTTTCACTGCCGAGCATCCTTGTCTCCACCTCCCTCTCAGCTGCAGAGCGCAAGGAAAAACTTAACACAGTTAAAATGAGCGTCTTCCTGCTTTGCAAACTCACAGAGAACCTGGAGAGTGATTCCTATAGGCAGAATATTGTCACAGCACCTGGGAAG GGTGGTAAAAAAGGCAAAGCAGGTGGAGAAGGACTCATGCAGTGGGACTCAGAAAGAGAGCAGGTGCTACAGGCACTTGTGCAGCTCTTCCAATTGGACATCCGTTCACTGTGGAGCCTCTCCTTGGTGGAGGAAGAGTTCATCAG CTGTGTGACCTGCTGCTGCTACAAGCTCCTTGAGAACCCAACCATCAGCCATGTCAAGAGTAAACCCACCAGAGACTGTGTAATCCACCTCCTGGGGTTGCTGATTAAGAAATATAATCACCTCCTGG GTGCTGGTGTAAAAGTGATCCAGATGCTGCAACATTTTGAGCAGTTGTCATCAGTGTTTGCCCAGGCTGTGTCTGTGTGGAGCACAGAGTATGGAGTCAGAGCTATCATAGGAGAAGTCATACG GGAGATTGGTCAGAAGTCAAGTGAGGAGTTGGCGAGAGAAGGCTCGGGAGTCAAAGCCTTTGCCTCCTTCCTCTCAGAAGTCAGTGCTTTGGTGCCTGAATTGATGATTCCCAACATCAGTGTTCTCATCACACACCTGGAAGGAGAG AGTCACACAATGCGTGTTGCTGTCTGTGAGGTGCTGGGAGAGATCCTTGTGAGGGTCCTGTGCGGTGATGGGCTAGATGAGTCCGGTAGAGCTGACCGTGACCGTTTCTTTGACACACTGCAGGAGCATCTGCATGACTCGCACTCTCATGTCAGAACACGTGTATTGCAGGTCTACACACGCATCGTCAATAGCAAA GCGCTGCCCCTGTGTCGGTATAGCGAGGTGATGGAGCTTGCTGTTGGACGGCTGATGGACAAATCTATAAATGTGGTTAAGAGTTCCATCCAACTGCTGGCAGCCTTCATAGCACACAATCCTTATAGCTGCAAG CTGAGCAGCGCAGATCTGAAGAAACCACTGGAGAAGGAGACTGCTAAACTCAGAGAATTGAAAGAGAAACTGGAGGGGACAGCACCTG TGGCAGTGATTAAAGCATCTGAGCTGTGGGCTGCTATGGTGCCTGAGCTCCTCGTCACTGTCAGGAAAGAACTGGAGCCCACAAGCGAAGCAGAgaaggagcagcaggaggacgaGGAAGGcggggaggtggaggaggaaaaggaggcaGCAGACGACAGAGCAACCGCGGTGAAGATAGCTCAGTACCTCCGTGTCAACAAGTACAG GAATGCTGTGCAGCTCAGTATAAGAGCTCACAGCTGCTTCCCAGAATCTGAGATGTTTGTTTCTCTGTCCACTCTCACACCTGAGAATATGATGGACACACTGGCTCTGATTTTCAAAG GCTCTGATGATGACACTTCCGAGCTCAACCAGAATTTGCCACCGACGCCGCAGGAAGAACCAGAGAAAGAGGGTGAAGATGGTGAGCTGAAGAAGCAAGAGATGTTGGTGCAGTACCTGAAAGATACAGAAACCTTCGCTTTACAAGTAGAGAGGGCAATCTCTGTCATCAACACCATGCTGTACTGGAAAACAACTTCAG tgGTCCAGGAGGCTGTGCAGTTTTGTGTGACGGTGTGCGAGTTCAGTGTCGCTAACTCTATCAGTGGAGTGAGGAAAATGTTGCCTCTGGTTTGGTCAACTGATGCTGCAATTAAAGATGCAGTCATTCACGCTTACAGGCGTCTGTATCTGAACCCCCAGGGAGACACCATCAG GATGAAAGCCCAGACTCTTGTTGACAGTCTCTCTGAGCTGATGGTGGATGCATCTCTGGGAACAATCCAGTGTCTTGAGGAAATT GTACAGGAGTTCTTCAGCAGTGGCAGCAGTCTCCAGTCCACTGTAGTTCAGGTCTTGTGGGAGAGATTTACCGGTAAACGAGAAACTTCTAGCTTATACAAGCGAGCTGCAGTCTTACTGCTGGGCATGGCTGCAAG gGCAGAGAGAGAGGTGGTGCTCAGTAATCTGGACACTCTTTGTTCAGTGGCCCTGGGCGAAAAAGTGACTGAAGACTTCCTTCTGGCCAGAGATGCAGTTATTACTATCTGCAACATCACTGATCATGTCAGG CAGTCAAAGGGTGCTCCATTCAGACTGCCTCAGGACCATCAGCTGTTCACCTGCATCACACAGGCCGTTGCTGAag GTGTGGTGATGGAAGACCCTTACTGGCAGAGCTTCATGGAACAGGCTGTCCGTCTCATCTACTTCCTGGCTGAATCGCCTGACCAGCTGTGCTCCCGGCTGCTCCAGCGAAGTGCCCGCCTCTTACTAGATCAAATTGCAGAAAGTGGCGAAGTCAACAAGGATGCTGGCCAAATGCAAGATGGCTCTCAAGAGTCTAATGAGCAAGGTGAACAAG tgaactgtgtgtgtctggCCCAGCTGTTGGCTGCGTGTGGCTGCGTGGCTTTCTGGCAGGTGTCTCACCTTGAGCGCAGCGTGAGTGCTGAGCTgcggaggaggagaggagagacagaggagagagaggagaaggaaAAAGGCCCAGCCGGAAAAGCTAAG CAAACAGCCAATGAGAGCACTATGGAGGAGGAGCTTGGGTTGATTGGTGCCTCTGCTGAAGATACCGAGGCTGAACTCATCAGAAACATCTGTGAGACAGAATTACTGGCTG AGGAGAACCTGCTGAGTGCATTCCTTCCCCTGCTGGTGAGAGTCTGCGGCTCCCCAGGACGTTATTCCCACCCGCAGCTCACCACTGCTGCCTGTCTGGCACTCTCTCAGTACATGATGATTAG cccatcagtgtgtgaagaaaacATCCGTCTCATGTTTACTGTTCTGGAGCGCTCTACTCTCCCTGTGGTTAGGGCTAATGCCATAATAGCCCTCGGGGACCTCACTGTCCGTTTCCCAAATATTTTGGAGCCCTGGACACAGAATCTCTATGCCAG GCTGAGTGACGAGGTTCCTTCAGTAAGGCAGACAGCTGTGACTGTTCTCACTCAGCTGGTGCTTAAGGATGTcctcaaggtcaaaggtcaagtcAGCGAAGTGGCTGTATTGCTAATTGACCCTGACTCGCACATTAACAGCCTGGCCCTGAACTTTTTCAATGAGCTTGCTACAAAG GACAATGCGATATACAACCTGCTCCCAGACATCATCAGCCGCCTGTCCGACCCAGAGAGAGGCATGAGCTCAGAGGACTTCAACACTATTATGAA acAGCTGTTCTCCTACATCACTAAAGAAAGGCAGACCGAGTCTCTAGTAGAGAAACTGTGTCAGCGCTTTAGAACTGCAAA GACAGAGCGTCAGTGGTGTGACTTGGCcgtgtctctgtctctgctctCCATGTGTGAGCGTGGTTTCAAGAGGCTGCAGGAATGCTGGGAGTGTTACAGTGACAAGCTGACTGAACCGGGTGTCTACCAGCCTCTGCTCTCCATCACCGCCAAGCTCCGCCGTGGGGCTAAACCACAGTTTAAG GCTCAGGTAGATGAGTTTGAACAGCGTCTGACTGCAGTTCACACACGGGGGCTGGAGAATGTGGAAAGCCCAGAGATGGATGAGGAAAACCAGAAAGCAGGAGTGTCTGCTGAGAAGACAGTCACGCGAACACCTGCGCCCACCAGAGGCCGGCTGAAGTCAAAGCGAG gtCAAGGAAAGCCTTCAGTTTCAAGATGTGATGATGACAGTTTTGTCACGCCTCACAAATCTCGCAAGTCTAAGAAGCCTGCAATCACCTTCAGcagtgatgaggaggaggatgaagagg ATGCTGTGATGGCAGAGAGCGAGACCCCTAAAGTGACAACACCCATCGCACGCACGTCCCGACGAGCTCGCCTCAGAAACTGA
- the nppcl gene encoding C-type natriuretic peptide-like encodes MLCPVLLCAALLLLTPLEITEARALHPSPDAVQFVEQFLERYNDLLTLDDLENMLNSQAEEQSTLSSGSKAAEYPKWVDAQTQPETPWLRLLKGTLANQKRAEPDRSRRGWNRGCFGLKLDRIGSMSGLGC; translated from the exons ATGCTGTGCCCTGTGCTGCTTTGTGCCGCTCTGCTCCTCCTGACTCCCTTGGAGATCACAGAGGCTCGTGCTTTGCATCCTTCTCCTGATGCTGTGCAG TTTGTGGAGCAATTTCTGGAACGCTACAATGACCTTCTGACCCTTGACGACCTGGAGAACATGCTCAACAGCCAAGCAGAGGAGCAGTCCACCCTCTCCTCCGGGTCCAAAGCTGCTGAATACCCCAAATGGGTTGATGCACAAACTCAGCCCGAGACCCCCTGGCTCCGTCTGCTGAAGGGCACCCTGGCCAACCAAAAGCGAGCAGAACCGGACCGGTCACGGAGGGGGTGGAACCGGGGATGCTTTGGCCTGAAATTGGATCGGATCGGGTCTATGAGTGGACTGGGCTGTTAG